A portion of the Maylandia zebra isolate NMK-2024a linkage group LG9, Mzebra_GT3a, whole genome shotgun sequence genome contains these proteins:
- the lancl2 gene encoding lanC-like protein 2, translating into MGDNMSKRLKLISATDAEMEERSFSNPYPDWDQGVLTSNSGADVVCNDSLDSEGKVSTSFQKKVQSKIKDLLQQMEEGLKTADPHDFSTYTGWTGIALLYLQLHRVSNEASYLHRALDYVKRTMRILNGRKVTFLCGDAGPLAVGAVVHHKLNNTTDSKECLSRLLQLQRSVLSPDSDIPDELLYGRAGYLYALLYVNKEIGTDAVDEDTITKVVTAIVESGKNMSAEQKKTDRCPLLYEWHKKQYIGAAHGLAGIYYMLMQSGAKVHPDILSELVRPSIDYVRHKRFRSGNFPSSLSNESDRLVHWCHGAPGVIHMLIMAHKIFKEEKYLKEAVDCGEVIWQRGLLRKGYGICHGTAGNGYAFLSLYKLTKEKKYLHRACKFAEWCLDYGTHGCRIPDRPYSLFEGMAGALHYISEMENPEASCFPAFEL; encoded by the exons ATGGGAGATAACATGTCCAAGCGACTGAAGCTGATCTCGGCTACAGACGCAGAGATGGAGGAGCGCTCTTTTTCAAACCCATATCCCGACTGGGACCAAGGAGTCCTCACCTCCAACTCTGGAGCGGATGTAGTTTGCAATGACTCCCTTGATTCGGAAGGAAAG GTTAGCACATCCTTTCAGAAGAAGGTCCAGAGTAAGATCAAAGATCTCCTCCAGCAGATGGAGGAAGGCCTAAAGACAGCCGACCCCCATGACTTCTCCACCTACACCGGCTGGACAG GCATTGCATTGCTGTACCTTCAACTGCACCGGGTCTCAAATGAGGCCTCCTACCTGCATAGAGCCCTAGACTACGTAAAGAGGACCATGAGGATCCTGAATGGGCGCAAAGTGACATTTCTATGTGGTGACGCGGGGCCTCTGGCAGTGGGTGCGGTGGTCCACCACAAACTGAATAACACGACTGACAGCAAAGAGTGTCTGTCCAG GCTTCTTCAGCTTCAGCGGTCTGTGCTGAGCCCAGACTCTGATATACCAGATGAGCTGCTGTATGGTCGTGCTGGATACCTTTATGCTTTGCTGTACGTTAACAAAGAGATCGGCACTGACGCTGTGGATGAGGACACCATTACAAAG GTGGTCACAGCCATTGTGGAATCTGGTAAGAACATGTCAGCAGAGCAGAAGAAGACTGATCGCTGTCCACTCCTCTATGAGTGGCACAAGAAGCAGTACATCGGCGCTGCCCACGGCCTGGCCGGCATCTATTACATGCTGATGCAG TCTGGAGCAAAAGTCCATCCAGACATCCTGTCAGAGTTGGTTCGCCCCAGCATCGACTACGTCCGCCACAAGAGGTTTCGTTCAGGAAACTTCCCTTCATCCCTGAGCAACGAGAGCGACCGGCTGGTCCACTGGTGCCACGGAGCGCCCGGTGTTATCCATATGCTTATCATGGCCCATAAG atttttaaagaagaaaagtaCCTGAAGGAGGCTGTAGACTGCGGCGAGGTGATATGGCAGCGGGGCCTGCTCAGAAAAGGCTACGGTATTTGCCATGGAACCGCTGGCAACGGATACGCCTTCCTGTCTCTCTACAAACTCACCAAGGAGAAGAAATACCTGCACCGCGCCTGCAAG TTTGCTGAGTGGTGTTTGGACTACGGGACACATGGGTGTCGTATCCCAGACAGACCATACTCCCTTTTTGAAG GTATGGCAGGAGCCCTCCACTACATATCAGAGATGGAAAACCCCGAAGCTTCGTGTTTCCCTGCCTTTGAACTTTGA